One window of the Rosa rugosa chromosome 3, drRosRugo1.1, whole genome shotgun sequence genome contains the following:
- the LOC133741213 gene encoding uncharacterized protein LOC133741213 isoform X2 produces the protein MDRYQRIEKPREETPINENEIRITTQGRIRNYITYATTLLQEKGSNEISLKAMGRAINKTVMITELIKRRVAGLHQNTYIGSTDITDMWEPLEEGLLPLETTRHVSVITVTLSKKELDTSSTGYQGPIPADQVKPWTEYDYEGQGPPSMRGRGRGRGRGRRRGNFSNGVMVYNADGGFDGGRGYGGFDGGRGYGGFEGGRGYGGRGQGHGRVRGYRGRVRGYGSGSMQPESGGYTVYNDYGGGAPTGQGRRERGPGRARGGGRGVGGRLDGPIQSAV, from the exons ATGGATCGGTATCAGAGGATAGAGAAGCCTCGGGAGGAAACGCCCATTAACGAGAATGAGATTCGCATTACCACTCAGGGCAGAATCAGGAACTACATTACCTACGCCACCACTCTCCTCCAg GAGAAAGGGTCCAATGAAATTTCTCTCAAAGCCATGGGCAGAGCTATCAACAAGACTGTGATGATCACTGAACTTATTAAG aGGAGGGTTGCCGGCCTTCATCAAAACACCTATATTGGCTCTACTGATATAACTGACATGTGGGAGCCACTAGAAGAAGGCCTTCTTCC CCTGGAAACTACTCGCCATGTTTCAGTGATTACAGTTACTTTGTCCAAGAAGGAATTGGACACGTCCTCTACAGG GTATCAGGGACCTATCCCAGCTGATCAAGTGAAACCATGGACTGAATATGATTATGAAGGAC AGGGCCCTCCTAGTATGCGAGGAAGAGGACGTGGTCGAGGAAGGGGTAGACGAAGAG GGAATTTTAGTAACGGAGTGATGGTATACAATGCTGATGGCGGTTTCGATGGTGGTCGTGGCTATGGTGGGTTTGATGGTGGTCGTGGCTATGGTGGGTTTGAAGGTGGGCGTGGCTATGGTGGCAGGGGTCAGGGTCATGGAAGAGTCCGCGGTTATCGTGGGCGTGTGCGAGGATATGGCAGTGGAAGTATGCAACCAGAATCCGGTGGTTATACTGTTTATAATGATTATGGAGGTGGAGCACCTACAGGACAAGGTC
- the LOC133741213 gene encoding glycine-rich cell wall structural protein 2-like isoform X1 encodes MDRYQRIEKPREETPINENEIRITTQGRIRNYITYATTLLQEKGSNEISLKAMGRAINKTVMITELIKRRVAGLHQNTYIGSTDITDMWEPLEEGLLPLETTRHVSVITVTLSKKELDTSSTGYQGPIPADQVKPWTEYDYEGQGPPSMRGRGRGRGRGRRRGNFSNGVMVYNADGGFDGGRGYGGFDGGRGYGGFEGGRGYGGRGQGHGRVRGYRGRVRGYGSGSMQPESGGYTVYNDYGGGAPTGQGRGRERGPGRARGGGRGVGGRLDGPIQSAV; translated from the exons ATGGATCGGTATCAGAGGATAGAGAAGCCTCGGGAGGAAACGCCCATTAACGAGAATGAGATTCGCATTACCACTCAGGGCAGAATCAGGAACTACATTACCTACGCCACCACTCTCCTCCAg GAGAAAGGGTCCAATGAAATTTCTCTCAAAGCCATGGGCAGAGCTATCAACAAGACTGTGATGATCACTGAACTTATTAAG aGGAGGGTTGCCGGCCTTCATCAAAACACCTATATTGGCTCTACTGATATAACTGACATGTGGGAGCCACTAGAAGAAGGCCTTCTTCC CCTGGAAACTACTCGCCATGTTTCAGTGATTACAGTTACTTTGTCCAAGAAGGAATTGGACACGTCCTCTACAGG GTATCAGGGACCTATCCCAGCTGATCAAGTGAAACCATGGACTGAATATGATTATGAAGGAC AGGGCCCTCCTAGTATGCGAGGAAGAGGACGTGGTCGAGGAAGGGGTAGACGAAGAG GGAATTTTAGTAACGGAGTGATGGTATACAATGCTGATGGCGGTTTCGATGGTGGTCGTGGCTATGGTGGGTTTGATGGTGGTCGTGGCTATGGTGGGTTTGAAGGTGGGCGTGGCTATGGTGGCAGGGGTCAGGGTCATGGAAGAGTCCGCGGTTATCGTGGGCGTGTGCGAGGATATGGCAGTGGAAGTATGCAACCAGAATCCGGTGGTTATACTGTTTATAATGATTATGGAGGTGGAGCACCTACAGGACAAGGTCGTG